A stretch of Porites lutea chromosome 5, jaPorLute2.1, whole genome shotgun sequence DNA encodes these proteins:
- the LOC140937808 gene encoding TNF receptor-associated factor 2-like, whose protein sequence is MPGYLLANPDKAKIDAKYFCSYCGLLLREAMQTSCGHFYCQSCLRNLIQDQLLEIMVCVVDQKHLQKNEIFPDNFMRREVFALIVFCTFMEDGCKWKGEVRNLEDHTNGCEFLKLPCVHPECGVLVKKADLPEHLENECLYRLLDCPLCHAKIVFIRMTQHQENDCPAYPVVCDKCNKEGIPRGKLADHQNPIVGDCEGVQGPCPFSQVGCSKKEILNQREKREHLTQEIVRHSVLVLQFALGISKDLEAIVRRDPRVMSRSPHMFTNYDSVIQDLLNRMQNNSETSRNLQEKLREHSERITSLERKMATGNTSGAAAASATRPSDAEGSLTNMDILRRITNLENKTADHEVLLVESNRTIVETSREVGMVKRQAESVQESTRRIDRRIESIEHTLALRNVTLADLEEYVRQQEFSSYDGQLLWKITEFARRRNEAVSGQQISFYSPCFFTGRYGYKMCARIYLNGDGMGRGTHISVFFVVMRGQYDALLRWPFRQKVTFMLMDQDNVEHVIDAFRPDPSSSSFQRPRRETNIASGCPMFCPLTELNNHAYVRDDTMFLKIIVDTSDL, encoded by the exons ATGCCAGGATATCTTTTGGCAAATCCTGACAAGGCGAAGATTGATGCGAAGTACTTTTGTTCATACTGTGGCCTACTACTGAGAGAGGCCATGCAAACAAGCTGTGGACATTTCTATTGTCAGTCCTGTCTGAGAAACCTCATCCA GGATCAATTATTAGAAATAATGGTTTGCGTCGTGGACCAGAAGCATCTTCAGAAGAACGAg ATCTTTCCAGACAACTTTATGCGTCGTGAAGTTTTCGCTCTCATAGTTTTCTGCACATTCATGGAGGATGGATGCAAGTGGAAAGGAGAGGTCAGAAATTTAGAG GACCATACGAACGGTTGCGAATTCCTTAAACTCCCATGTGTACACCCTGAGTGTGGCGTCTTGGTGAAAAAAGCTGATCTTCCAGAACATTTGGAAAATGAATGCTTGTACAGACTTTTGGATTGTCCGCTCTGTCATGCCAAGATAGTCTTCATCAGGATGACG CAACATCAAGAGAACGATTGTCCAGCTTATCCAGTTGTATGTGACAAATGCAACAAAGAGGGGATTCCTCGGGGAAAG CTGGCAGATCATCAAAATCCCATCGTGGGAGACTGTGAGGGAGTGCAGGGTCCGTGTCCATTCTCACAGGTTGGATGTTCCAAGAAAGAG attCTCAACCAAAGGGAAAAGAGGGAACATTTGACACAAGAAATAGTTCGCCACAGTGTTCTTGTTCTTCAGTTTGCTCTTGGTATCAGCAAAGACTTAGAAGCTATTGTTAGACGTGATCCCCGGGTAATGTCGAGAAGTCCTCACATGTTTACAAACTACGATAGTGTCATACAAGATCTTCTTAATCGGATGCAAAACAACTCAGAAACATCGAGGAATTTGCAAGAAAAATTGCGAGAACACAGCGAAAGGATAACCtcattagaaagaaaaatggctaCCGGGAACACATCAGGAGCAGCTGCAGCATCCGCTACAAGACCATCTGATGCTGAGGGCAGTTTAACAAATATGGATATATTAAGACGAATTACTAACCTCGAGAACAAAACCGCTGACCACGAAGTGCTGTTAGTTGAAAGTAATCGCACTATAGTGGAGACAAGTAGAGAAGTTGGAATGGTTAAAAGACAAGCAGAAAGCGTCCAAGAGAGTACGAGGAGGATTGACAGACGGATTGAATCCATTGAGCATACACTTGCTTTACGAAATGTCACCCTTGCTGACTTAGAGGAGTACGTTAGGCAACAAGAGTTCTCGAGCTATGACGGCCAGCTGCTCTGGAAGATAACTGAATTCGCCCGAAGACGAAACGAAGCCGTTAGTGGACAGCAAATATCCTTTTACAGTCCTTGCTTCTTCACTGGTCGTTATGGATACAAGATGTGTGCACGTATTTATTTAAACGGTGATGGCATGGGCCGAGGAACACACATCTCAGTGTTCTTTGTGGTCATGCGAGGTCAATATGACGCTCTACTCCGCTGGCCATTTAGACAGAAggttacatttatgttaatggACCAGGATAACGTTGAGCACGTGATCGATGCGTTCAGGCCTGATCCAAGTAGCTCATCGTTTCAAAGACCACGGAGAGAAACAAACATTGCAAGTGGATGTCCAATGTTTTGCCCTCTAACAGAACTAAATAATCACGCTTATGTGCGAGACGATACAATGTTCTTGAAAATAATCGTGGATACATCTGATTTGTAG